The Deltaproteobacteria bacterium genomic sequence GTGTTAAGCGGGCTGCGCATTCACGCCGTTCAATACGTGATGGTGGGCGCGGCGATGTGCATGTTTTATCTCTTGGAGCTGTCTCTGGCTGAGCACATTGGCTTCTTGTGGGCTTATTGCATCGCTTCGTCCATGGTCTGTGGCTTGGTGGCGGGCTATTGCAAAACGGTGCTTCAAACTGGTGGGCGTGCGTCGGTTGTGGCCGGCGTATTGTCGCTTCTCTACGCTTATCTCTACATGCTCCTTGTGAACCAAGGCTACGCGCTTCTGGCAGGCTCTATGGGCCTCTTCGGGGTGTTGGCGGCGGTGATGTATCTTACCCGCAATATAGACTGGAGTGGGGAGAGAGAGGCTGGACCGGTCACGACGGGCTAACCCCGGTATGGTCCATATCCAAGTAAGGCTACGCGGTGGTTCAGACTTTATGGTGAAGTTCCATGGAGTTTGGCCAGGCTGGGACGCTGGTAAACTTGTCATACCAGTTGACAAGTGTGTCATCCAGTGACATACATTGTGGTATGGGGATCAAGATAGAACCGATCAGCAAGAAGTCGCTGGCGACTGCCGTTTTCGAGCAGCTGCGTGATAAAATTGTTCATGGCGCCATGGAAGCGGGTGAAACCCTCCCATCAGAGCGAGTGTTGTGCGAGCACCTTCAGGTGAATCGCGGTGCGGTTCGCGAAGGCCTGAAGCGTTTGGAGCAGGCCGGTTTGGTTTCTATTCATCAAGGAGGAGCCACCTCCGTTCGAGATTTTCGGAAAACTGCAGGTTTAGAGATATTAGGTGCGATGGTGGTGGGCCCCGGTGGGATCATCAATACCGACATTGTACGAAGTGTTATCGATATGCGTGCAACTCTGGCTTTGCAGGTGGCGGGTCGTGCAGCTGCACATTGCTCTTCAGAAGATGCCGAGAGCTTATTTGCTCTGGTTGCTCAAATGAAAAGTGCGCAAGACGACATACTGGTTTTACAAGAGCTTGCCATGCAATTTTGGGGAACAGTCGTTGGTGCGTCGAAAAGCCTGCCATATCAGCTGGCCTACAACTCGATGGAAGCTGTTTACAGCCAGGTTCAGGAGCATCTTAGCCACGTTCTCGCTGAAGAGCTTCGTGCGCTGAAGCAATACGAGGCTTTGGCCAAGGCGCTCCAGGCAAACAATAAAACATCCGCACAAAAGCAAGCAGCCAAAATCGTTGGCTTGGGTTCAAAAGCTCTAGAGTTGGTTTTGACCGATCTGGAGAAAGTTCAGTAGCAGTCGTTATCGCTATCTGTTTAGGGAAGATATGAACAGCATCGCGCCTACAACCGTGACATGTGCCAAAACTATTCCGGAAGCTAAAACCCTTACGGGTGCGGCGGCTTTATTTTTTCGGTTTCCAACGCCTAAGATTCTTGGTGCTAAGGTGCTTCTTTTCGTCTTTTTGCGGAGCCTTCTAGCCCCATTCTCAGTTTGGGAACTGGCTGTTGTTGTCGCCGTTGCGTTGTGGTGGCCATTTCAGGAGTGGTTTCTTCACAAGACTGTTCTGCATTTGAAGCCCAGAATGATTTT encodes the following:
- a CDS encoding FadR family transcriptional regulator; protein product: MGIKIEPISKKSLATAVFEQLRDKIVHGAMEAGETLPSERVLCEHLQVNRGAVREGLKRLEQAGLVSIHQGGATSVRDFRKTAGLEILGAMVVGPGGIINTDIVRSVIDMRATLALQVAGRAAAHCSSEDAESLFALVAQMKSAQDDILVLQELAMQFWGTVVGASKSLPYQLAYNSMEAVYSQVQEHLSHVLAEELRALKQYEALAKALQANNKTSAQKQAAKIVGLGSKALELVLTDLEKVQ